Below is a window of Synechococcus sp. PCC 7335 DNA.
GATGGAGAACTGGCGCTGAGCGGAGGAAACAGCCCCAGACTATTTTTAATCAATCCTAGTGGTATTCGTTTTGGGAAGAATGCTCGCCTAGTGCTGCCGGGGGCGTTCTTTGCTAGTACTGCCGATGCTGTGACGTTCTCTGACGATCTAATATTTTCGGCGATCGCGCCGCAGGCTCCGCCATTGCTAACAGTCAGTACGCCCACTGGCCTACAGTTTGGATCGGGCATGCCTAAGGCAATCACAGTGCTAGGCGATGGCCATGCAGTCTCATCCACAAATCCAATCTTTCTGCCATATACCCAGGCTACGGCGTCTGGTTTGAGTGTGACTGCGGGTGAAACGCTAGCGCTAGTCGGTGGGTCGGTTAACTTACAAGGGGGCAGCATCACCGCTTCCGGGGGTCATATCGAGCTAAGCGGTGTTGCTGCTGGCAGCGTTGTTCTAAATCTACAAGAACGAGGGTTTTCAGCCAGCTATGATCAGGTAGAGCAGTTTGGCGACATTACGCTGTCGCAACAATCACTTGTCGATACCAGTGGCTCGCTTGTGGGTGCTAGCCAGCTAAGAGGGCGCAACGTTACTCTTAGCGGTGGTTCAATGGTTTGGAACCAAAATCGAGGTAGCAATGCAGCCGAACCTATCTCAATCAATGCAACTGAGCAGTTATTGATAGATGGCGCATCCCCAACAGTGAGTTCGGTTAGCGGTGTCGTTGCAGAGACCGTACTGCTAGGAGCAGCAAGTGATATAGACATTACAACACCCCAGCTCACAGTTCAAAATGGAGCAACCATCTTTAGCCGTTCTTTCAGCCCTGGTGGCAGTGGCAACCTAATGCTTGACGCTGAGCAAGCAACGATTATTGGTTTTGTTCCGATTGCACCCAATGTATTTACGGTTGTGGGCACCACCAGTTCTGGCAGTAGTGATGCTGGTGATGTAACAGCTTCTCTACAGTCTTTATCAGTGCGCGATGGGGGCTATTTGGGCTCTACGACTTTAGGCAGCGGCCGGGGCGGTGATGTCACGATCTACGCAGATACTGTCGATGTTGTAGGTGCGAGCGCAGCCGATATCCCTAGCGTCGTTATCGCTAATACAGCGGGCCGGGGCGGCAATTCAGGCGATGTGAACATTAGCACCCGCAATCTATTGGTGCAAAATGGTGGCCTGTTAACCACAACCAGTGTGGGACTAGGCAATGCTGGTAATATCGATGTTCGAGCCTCCGAACAGATAGAAATTAGTCGTAATATGCCCAGCAGCAACGACAGTACAATTGCCTCGACAGTTGACTTTCCGCCCTTGT
It encodes the following:
- a CDS encoding S-layer family protein, which codes for MAQTVTPASNTRGARTVVSGTTDFTVTGGTQQLNTLFHSFEDFSPEAADVLFQLDSSQSNIEQVITRVVGGNASLIDGELALSGGNSPRLFLINPSGIRFGKNARLVLPGAFFASTADAVTFSDDLIFSAIAPQAPPLLTVSTPTGLQFGSGMPKAITVLGDGHAVSSTNPIFLPYTQATASGLSVTAGETLALVGGSVNLQGGSITASGGHIELSGVAAGSVVLNLQERGFSASYDQVEQFGDITLSQQSLVDTSGSLVGASQLRGRNVTLSGGSMVWNQNRGSNAAEPISINATEQLLIDGASPTVSSVSGVVAETVLLGAASDIDITTPQLTVQNGATIFSRSFSPGGSGNLMLDAEQATIIGFVPIAPNVFTVVGTTSSGSSDAGDVTASLQSLSVRDGGYLGSTTLGSGRGGDVTIYADTVDVVGASAADIPSVVIANTAGRGGNSGDVNISTRNLLVQNGGLLTTTSVGLGNAGNIDVRASEQIEISRNMPSSNDSTIASTVDFPPLSYQLLLNLSGTPQGSAGSVTLTTPVLRVLGRGNSVAVLNQGQGDGGQIQINADSVFLNQGGINAVTADGGGGNINLQLQDVLIARNGSRIETSAQGGSGDGGNIEISAPAIVGSENSDIIANAFQGEGGDINISTQGLFGFMFREQLTPESDITASSQFGVDGTVAINSFGVAPTSDLSVLPEETADASEQIIEGCSATGDNRFVATGRGGIPISPTQTVADNRTWSDVRDLSTFWRDDPSTVTDSPIASGIVPDAPTDIAADLASETLKVIEANGWRTSPSGQIELMATDSAPFGLRAYGTCAR